Genomic window (Oryza sativa Japonica Group chromosome 3, ASM3414082v1):
ACAAAAGGATGCCTCTCATTCTCATCATTGAATCCAGAAACAGGTTTTTTAATTAGCACCTcgacataattaattaaacaatgcAGCTAGGCAATTAATTATAATCTGTTGGATGGCCACGATAATTGAGCACTGCTGTACTAGTGTTAGACAAGCTGCAGGATCCCTGCAGAAGAACAGGTAATCACCAACCGCAtttcccgcaaaaaaaaaaaaggaacagaaaaaaaaaacagagaggaaAAGGGTGACGTAAGGATGACATTGTTgttacgtatatatatactccatgaGCATAACAAGATGGAGCTAACCCACATGTAAATACATCAAAATCCCTTAGAAAAACTGAGATGACACAGGCTTAACTGACACTGAATTACAGTAAACTAATTACTTGATACTAGTATAATACAGGGAGGAGCAAAGCATGCAtgcaatataatataatataatataatataatataatataatatccGTGAAAATTAATAAATCTGGATGCGGCGCTAATTAATTCTCCTTGATCAGCTTCAGCTCTTGCATTTCTCCACTGCCCTTGGTGCTGGAATCAAACAAACATACTATTTAGTTAGTGCCAAATTAGTATGAAGCATGTAAAAGTAAAACACATTTTGatctgaaactctgaactgAATTTCTGTTGAGACAATAGTACTGACCAAGGCCAATGGCTTCAGACCCTTTCATGATTCGGAGGCGTTTGCACGACTCGACGAACATCCTGCACGTATGTCAGTTTGCAACAAACAATTAACGACGAGATGAGGATTAAAGATCAAGAGAattattattactccctccgtttcaaaatatttgacaccgttgactttttagcacatatttgaccattcgtcttatttaaaaaaaatataaaatatgtaaaactatatgtgtacctgaaagtatatttaacaataaatcaaatgatatgaaaagaataaataattacttaaattttttgaataagacgaatggttaaacacgtactaaaaaattaacggtgtcaaatattttgaaacggagggagtattatttcaTCCGTTGATCAGTTACTCGATCGATCCATCCGATCTGCTAGCTTAGCTGATGGGGATTAATTATTAGAACTGGGATTATGCTTATCGCGACGGCGAGGCTTACTCCCACGGGACGTCGCCGACGAGCATCCAGTCGCCGTCCTTGTCCTCGTACGTCGGCACGTACTCCAGGTCATCTCTCAGCTTATTGCTCTCCTTCAGCTGCTGATGGGACCCACACTTGCCTGAACATGATCAACAACCACCCTATTAATTTTAACAGATGTTTTGCAATAGTTTCTCTTAATATTTTAATCagtctatatatatatcgttCATCTTTGATTCTTTTCTATAATAATCTAATAGGTCATATTTTTGTTTATACTACCCCTCAACTGTTGATAATGGTAGAATAACTCATAAATCAATGGTTAAGATCGTCTCTATATGAAATAGAGTCCTCTACTGACAGGATTATGTAACGGCCAATGTCATTAGTAGAAACCGTTGATTTTATTAGTTCTATTACAGTGACAAAGAGAAACTTATTATATCGTGTGATCATGCATATAtagttgaatatatatatatagctagtgtatatatatatataccgatGGTGAAGGAGGTGAACATGTTCTGGAACGCCATGGACAACTCCGGGTAGCTCTTGTACATGGCGACGTCGATCTTCCTCAGGTACGGCGCGCCGTCCATGCTCACCttcaccagcgccgccgccttgcaTTTCTCGGCGAGCACGTTCTTCCTGAACGACCGGACCGGCGGCCACCCCACCACCTGCGCCCTGATCGACATATATGCAttctgattaattaattaatcaatgaaaAGTTGACATCATCGTCGCTCAACTAGTTAGGTTTTTAATGGTGAGATCTATCTAATCTGGATTGAAGTACTATGCTTATTAcgactatttttatttttttaaaaaaactgagCCAGCCGAGCTAGTTTTATATTTAAGAAGAAGAGCAGGAGGACAGGGGtagcagaaaaaaaagaagaaaaaattatAGCAGAGGATGTTATGGTGCTATTCTTGCAAGATTCTTTGCACCACATGCCATCCAAATATGGATTTCATTCAGGATTTTTGCCGCTAGTTGAGGGATGTGAAGCTCCCTGTCTTTGAACACTCGTCTATCCTTTCACACCAGAGGATGTTATTACGACTAATTTTTCTTTCAATGATAAACGAAGCATCTGTAGCTACGCctcgtaaaaaaaatatagaaaaagaaaagctgaCACCTTTTCTCCATTTTGTACAATgctttattttaatttgcaaGCTTTGTGTAAATTAGTGCGACAAGCAAACTGCCATGTCTCTGCCAGTTACTGTGCACTACATAAatgaaaaatgttttttctttagaaaaacgGCTTTCCAAGTTCCAATGGCTTGTTGGTTTCAGATCAGATGGCCATTTTTCTACTGCTGCTCCTCTGTGTACGCACGGAAGCTATCGTGAACTTactccttccctaaatattaCTTAGGATATAGCAACTTAGGATGGGATGTTCGGATACATTATCCTAAAATGGATCTCATTCCATTCTAAATTGCTATAttctgagacggagggagtagttaggaTGAGATTTGATCTATCGTCATATATCTCACAACAATGAATCTGGATTActtctatccagattcattgtttTGGATGAGTCAAATACTATTCTATGTAGTAATATTTCAGAACGGGGATAGTACTCTACTGCTACATACTGGAAAGCTTGTTCTTGTTCGTTTATTGTATCCATCATCTTTTTTTGACTGAATATTGTATCCATCATTGCCAGAGTATCCAACTTGGGATCCTAATGTCTCTGTTCCCAAAACTACAGAGACCAAAAACTAGCTCCTGCCTAGCTGCCACTTGAAAAATTCTCCGACTTCATTTCGTTTTAACTTGGATGTCAAATTtgttcttcaaaaaaaaaacttagataTCAAATTACAGTCTTTTCCCAAAACTGCAGAAATTTATTTACTTCATTCCTTCAGGGCTAACTAATGGCTCTTCTTGAAAACACTTGCCAATATACTTTTGAATCGCTACTCGCTAGCTTTCCATTTATCAGTCCTATCTACTATGTGGATTTAATATCCTTCAAGAAGATGAAACAAAGAGCAAACATAAACTCTTCAAGGATTAAACTGTCTTTATACAAGAATTAAGACCACACAAGTTCATgaaaataacaacaaaaatggaGATTAATTaacgaggagagga
Coding sequences:
- the LOC4333511 gene encoding auxin-responsive protein IAA11, encoding MAGLGFDETELRLGLPGAGELAARSSGKRGFAETIDLKLKLQPAAPAAVSGEEGAQEDKEDADAAAAAADEKMSMKRSASQSSVVTAEPDPDKPRAPKAQVVGWPPVRSFRKNVLAEKCKAAALVKVSMDGAPYLRKIDVAMYKSYPELSMAFQNMFTSFTIGKCGSHQQLKESNKLRDDLEYVPTYEDKDGDWMLVGDVPWEMFVESCKRLRIMKGSEAIGLAPRAVEKCKS